In Nicotiana tabacum cultivar K326 chromosome 17, ASM71507v2, whole genome shotgun sequence, one DNA window encodes the following:
- the LOC142171809 gene encoding uncharacterized protein LOC142171809 — translation MVNRTWMMTSNIVESLNAVTRDARELPIVELLEYMRTLLERWTNERLLKAKGTFTYLGKKYNKQLEDNMTLSQKLRVRASTDHIHTVIDGVKRFIVCLQNKRCSCGQFQLAELPCAHALAALRHRNESYENYCSPYYTRESLLHTYEIPVDPMPDESKYI, via the exons ATGGTGAACAGAACTTGGATGATGACATCAAACATTGTAGAGTCATTGAATGCGGTAACAAGAGATGCAAGAGAGCTGCCGATAGTAGAACTATTAGAGTACATGAGGACTCTTCTTGAACGTTGGACTAATGAAAGGTTATTGAAAGCAAAGGGTACATTCACATACCTTGGGAAAAAATACAACAAACAGTTGGAGGATAACATGACATTATCGCAGAAGCTGAGA GTGAGGGCTTCAACAGATCACATCCATACAGTGATAGATGGTGTGAAGCGCTTTATTGTTTGTCTTCAAAACAAGAGATGTAGTTGTGGACAATTCCAGCTTGCTGAACTTCCTTGTGCACATGCTTTGGCGGCTTTGAGGCACAGGAATGAGTCTTATGAAAACTATTGTTCTCCTTATTACACGAGGGAGAGCCTCTTGCATACTTATGAAATACCAGTAGACCCGATGCCTGATGAAAGCAAATACATATAG